From Segatella copri, the proteins below share one genomic window:
- a CDS encoding efflux RND transporter periplasmic adaptor subunit, with the protein MDIKKQPKPWYVRYRYPILSGAAGIAILVYALFLIVTSGTRRVDPDSVVIAEVKKAPFWEYVDVEGLVQPFKTIQVNAMENGFVERVVAEEGAMLQQGDTILVLQNPELYHSIDDEQDAWSSKLRNCKEQEIEMTQKTINLRQQALDAQHQMASLKKSLKQSREEYRMGIKSKAELEVAEEDYEYQRQKVLLQMQNLKHDSVSTRLKREMIAANRMEANKKLLRMKGRTQQLVVRAPVSGQLSYLGVTQGQQVSSGASIGQIKVMSQFKLQVSLAEYYIDRVIAGLPAHIEYGGHQFPLRVSRVIPEVKDHQFVCELTFSGKTPANIRLGKSYRVLLELGKPEQALVIPNGDFFQTTNGYWIFRVSDDGKKAQRVNINVGRQNPQQFEITSGLKPGDKIIVSGYTHIASEKEIDLR; encoded by the coding sequence ATGGATATAAAGAAACAACCGAAACCGTGGTATGTCCGCTACCGCTATCCTATCCTGTCGGGTGCAGCAGGCATCGCCATCCTGGTCTATGCCCTTTTCCTGATCGTTACTTCGGGAACCCGAAGGGTGGATCCGGATAGCGTGGTGATAGCCGAAGTAAAGAAGGCTCCTTTCTGGGAGTATGTGGATGTAGAAGGACTGGTGCAACCCTTCAAGACTATCCAGGTGAATGCGATGGAGAATGGATTCGTGGAACGGGTGGTGGCTGAAGAAGGAGCTATGCTGCAGCAGGGCGATACCATCCTGGTGCTTCAGAATCCGGAACTCTATCATTCTATTGATGATGAGCAGGATGCATGGAGCAGCAAGCTTCGTAACTGTAAGGAACAGGAGATAGAGATGACGCAGAAGACCATCAACCTGCGCCAGCAAGCCTTGGATGCCCAGCATCAGATGGCGAGCTTGAAGAAATCGCTCAAGCAGAGCCGGGAGGAATATCGCATGGGCATCAAGAGCAAGGCAGAACTGGAGGTGGCTGAGGAAGATTACGAATATCAGCGGCAGAAGGTGCTCTTGCAGATGCAAAACCTAAAGCATGATTCCGTATCTACCCGATTGAAGCGCGAGATGATTGCTGCCAACAGGATGGAAGCCAACAAGAAATTATTGAGAATGAAGGGCCGCACCCAGCAGTTGGTGGTTCGGGCTCCCGTAAGCGGACAACTGAGTTATTTGGGGGTAACCCAAGGTCAGCAGGTTTCGTCTGGGGCGAGCATCGGACAGATTAAGGTGATGAGCCAGTTTAAACTGCAGGTTTCTCTGGCAGAATATTACATCGACCGCGTTATCGCCGGACTTCCTGCCCATATTGAGTATGGCGGTCATCAGTTTCCGCTTCGCGTATCGCGGGTGATTCCTGAGGTAAAAGACCATCAGTTTGTCTGCGAATTAACTTTTAGTGGCAAGACTCCCGCCAATATCCGTTTGGGTAAGAGTTATCGGGTGCTGTTGGAATTGGGCAAGCCGGAACAAGCCTTGGTGATTCCGAATGGTGATTTCTTCCAAACGACCAACGGATATTGGATATTCCGGGTATCTGACGATGGCAAGAAAGCGCAGCGGGTGAATATCAATGTTGGCAGACAGAATCCGCAGCAATTCGAAATCACTTCCGGCTTGAAGCCGGGCGACAAGATTATCGTAAGCGGATATACCCACATCGCCAGCGAAAAAGAGATAGACTTGAGATAG